In Oncorhynchus mykiss isolate Arlee chromosome 1, USDA_OmykA_1.1, whole genome shotgun sequence, the following proteins share a genomic window:
- the LOC110495007 gene encoding uncharacterized protein LOC110495007 isoform X1, with translation MNTYISIKCFRKAAFVYIVNFYLRPNCRQVDIGMGRRTKPRATRPEIGDKLVTPDPHPMVVGAVKCVLPRKTALNLLKACEVTTNIQSPVSNTYERLDNRVVKICVNLWPVLASAKEPVEESSSSLDEEEPGTSTDTRTFNTSKSGEQRPRDQERRPHVRQELDRAKASCLVKPILLPPISKLSFTTRQAHSECMGMPVPHTSLPQICVSDQDALVKSSKGTKAIENKAQFPMILLQKTSTLMDSTIISQCRSAQVHLPEISVSSIEGLLQRVAERVGRRERKRDETSGLTNPDHLLMAGALQNLREKRLQHRGDYSSEDAVRCPEVKPISGQKGTTLVTENGMQNPASLCNKTKLPVILSMTKGSL, from the exons ATGAATACCTATATTAGTATCAAATGTTTTAGAAAAGCAGCTTTTGTTTACATTGTGAACTTTTATTTAAGGCCAAATTGTAGACAAGTAGACATAGGAATGGGCCGGAGGACCAAGCCAAGGGCAACAAGACCAGAAATAGGTGATAAATTGGTAACACCTGACCCTCATCCAATGGTTGTGGGAGCAGTGAAATGTGTACTACCCAGGAAGACTGCCTTAAACTTACTTAAGGCTTGTGAAGTAACCACAAACATCCAAAGTCCTGTCTCCAATACGTATGAGAGATTAGATAATAGAGTGGTGAAAATCTGTGTCAATCTATGGCCTGTCCTGGCTTCAGCAAAAGAGCCTGTAGAGGAAAGCAGTAGTTCGCTGGATGAAGAGGAACCTGGGACCAGCACAGATACAAGGACCTTCAACACATCAAAGTCTGGTGAGCAGCGTCCGAGAGACCAAGAAAGGAGACCCCATGTTAGACAAGAATTGGACAGGGCTAAAGCAAGCTGTCTAGTGAAGCCTATTTTACTACCACCCATAAGTAAACTATCCTTTACAACACGACAAGCACATTCAGAGTGCATGGGAATGCCAGTGCCACACACATCTCTGCCACAGATATGTGTATCAGACCAAGATGCCTTGGTCAAATCCTCCAAGGGGACAAAAGCCATTGAGAATAAGGCACAATTTCCCATGATCCTATTGCAGAAGACCAGCACTTTGATGGACAGCACCATTATCTCCCAATGT AGGTCTGCCCAGGTTCACCTCCCTGAGATCTCAGTGTCCAGTATAGAAGGCCTGCTTCAGAGAGTTGCAGAGcgagtgggaaggagagagagaaagagggatgagacATCGGGACTGACCAATCCTGATCATCTTCTCATGGCTGGCGCACTGCAAAACCTGAGAGAGAAGAGGCTCCAGCATCGGGGAGACTATAGCTCAGA GGATGCGGTAAGATGTCCAGAGGTCAAGCCAATCAGTGGACAGAAAGGGACCACTCTAGTAACAGAGAATGGAATGCAGAACCCTGCCTCCCTCTGCAATAAAACCAAACTGCCTGTCATCCTTAGTATGACCAAAGGAAGCCTTTGA
- the LOC110495007 gene encoding uncharacterized protein LOC110495007 isoform X2 yields the protein MGRRTKPRATRPEIGDKLVTPDPHPMVVGAVKCVLPRKTALNLLKACEVTTNIQSPVSNTYERLDNRVVKICVNLWPVLASAKEPVEESSSSLDEEEPGTSTDTRTFNTSKSGEQRPRDQERRPHVRQELDRAKASCLVKPILLPPISKLSFTTRQAHSECMGMPVPHTSLPQICVSDQDALVKSSKGTKAIENKAQFPMILLQKTSTLMDSTIISQCRSAQVHLPEISVSSIEGLLQRVAERVGRRERKRDETSGLTNPDHLLMAGALQNLREKRLQHRGDYSSEDAVRCPEVKPISGQKGTTLVTENGMQNPASLCNKTKLPVILSMTKGSL from the exons ATGGGCCGGAGGACCAAGCCAAGGGCAACAAGACCAGAAATAGGTGATAAATTGGTAACACCTGACCCTCATCCAATGGTTGTGGGAGCAGTGAAATGTGTACTACCCAGGAAGACTGCCTTAAACTTACTTAAGGCTTGTGAAGTAACCACAAACATCCAAAGTCCTGTCTCCAATACGTATGAGAGATTAGATAATAGAGTGGTGAAAATCTGTGTCAATCTATGGCCTGTCCTGGCTTCAGCAAAAGAGCCTGTAGAGGAAAGCAGTAGTTCGCTGGATGAAGAGGAACCTGGGACCAGCACAGATACAAGGACCTTCAACACATCAAAGTCTGGTGAGCAGCGTCCGAGAGACCAAGAAAGGAGACCCCATGTTAGACAAGAATTGGACAGGGCTAAAGCAAGCTGTCTAGTGAAGCCTATTTTACTACCACCCATAAGTAAACTATCCTTTACAACACGACAAGCACATTCAGAGTGCATGGGAATGCCAGTGCCACACACATCTCTGCCACAGATATGTGTATCAGACCAAGATGCCTTGGTCAAATCCTCCAAGGGGACAAAAGCCATTGAGAATAAGGCACAATTTCCCATGATCCTATTGCAGAAGACCAGCACTTTGATGGACAGCACCATTATCTCCCAATGT AGGTCTGCCCAGGTTCACCTCCCTGAGATCTCAGTGTCCAGTATAGAAGGCCTGCTTCAGAGAGTTGCAGAGcgagtgggaaggagagagagaaagagggatgagacATCGGGACTGACCAATCCTGATCATCTTCTCATGGCTGGCGCACTGCAAAACCTGAGAGAGAAGAGGCTCCAGCATCGGGGAGACTATAGCTCAGA GGATGCGGTAAGATGTCCAGAGGTCAAGCCAATCAGTGGACAGAAAGGGACCACTCTAGTAACAGAGAATGGAATGCAGAACCCTGCCTCCCTCTGCAATAAAACCAAACTGCCTGTCATCCTTAGTATGACCAAAGGAAGCCTTTGA
- the r3hdm4 gene encoding R3H domain-containing protein 4: MVVLTNNNEEQDIILIEERKCTSLPNSPAKRVSPTKKKQFFINQAIRNSDLTPRAKGKKSQRRQENSRYLANLLEKDECSKDEAEVCSDPALPSIFTEACTNGNYVEQWNDFMNRSGEEQEKLLALLEEEAKRSNSNKLPKDQREAFTAQDYFQRIDRRLRATLKRKQIPIGTLEVLEENLLSFFGAQPHSVYTTNLGSSFERLLLHAVCQYMDLVSASSDCNGARQTDVMNKQEGLFQPPSPMLSAYLEHMS; this comes from the exons ATGGTTGTTTTGACAAATAATAATGAGGAACAGGATATTAT cCTGATAGAAGAGCGCAAATGCACCTCTTTGCCCAACTCCCCAGCCAAACGTGTGTCTCCAACCAAGAAGAAACAGTTCTTCATCAACCAGGCCATACGCAACTCTGACCTCACACCAAGAGCCAAAGGCAAAAAGAGCCAAAGGCGGCAGGAGAACA GTCGCTACCTTGCCAATCTACTTGAAAAAGATGAGTGCTCCAAAGACGAGGCAGAGGTATGCAGTGACCCTGCCCTCCCTTCCATCTTTACTGAGGCCTGCACCAATGGCAACTACGTGGAG CAATGGAATGACTTCATGAATCGCTctggagaggagcaggagaagctTCTGGCCCTTCTGGAAGAGGAGGCCAAGAGGAGCAACTCCAACAAGCTCCCCAAGGaccagagagagg CCTTCACTGCTCAAGACTACTTCCAGAGGATTGATCGAAGGCTGCGTGCTACGCTGAAACGCAAACAAATTCCCATT GGGACACTTGAGGTACTTGAAGAGAACCTTCTCAGTTTCTTTGGTGCTCAGCCTCACTCTGTTTACACCACCAACCTTGGAAGCAG CTTTGAGAGGCTACTGCTTCATGCCGTCTGCCAGTACATGGACCTTGTTTCAGCAA GCTCAGACTGCAACGGTGCTCGTCAAACTGATGTCATGAACAAACAGGAGGGCTTGTTCCAGCCTCCCAGCCCCATGCTCTCTGCCTACCTGGAGCACATGAGCTGA